In Holophagales bacterium, one DNA window encodes the following:
- a CDS encoding tetratricopeptide repeat protein, translating to MRTRAVPFLLATLLLAPTLAGCQKFKARTHFKEGNQFYRAEKYEAAVNEYQAGLKLDPEARQIWRSVGLASMVLYKPGDESKSNLAWAKTSMDAFEKYKLAFPDDPKTDEYIITTLVNMQKWDDAIAKLKAKATAKPEIKNEIDGQIFSILLRADRIEAAYDHVIKSGGAKPDPERLYTVGVNCWSKSYRDPTLSLEARAKMVELGMTALTTADRIKPEDFQTMVYINLLYREKAKLETDPYVAQDYYTKAQEWLDRAKAIRERQKAAAAKPAGS from the coding sequence ATGCGAACCAGAGCCGTTCCGTTCCTCCTCGCGACGCTGCTTCTCGCCCCGACCCTGGCGGGCTGCCAGAAGTTCAAGGCGCGAACCCACTTCAAAGAAGGCAACCAGTTCTACCGCGCCGAAAAGTACGAGGCCGCGGTCAACGAGTACCAGGCCGGTCTCAAGCTGGACCCGGAGGCCCGCCAGATCTGGCGCTCGGTCGGTCTCGCCTCGATGGTGCTCTACAAGCCCGGAGACGAGTCGAAGTCGAATCTGGCCTGGGCCAAGACCTCGATGGATGCGTTCGAGAAGTACAAGCTGGCCTTCCCGGACGATCCGAAGACCGACGAGTACATCATCACCACGCTCGTCAACATGCAGAAGTGGGACGACGCCATCGCGAAGCTGAAGGCGAAGGCGACGGCGAAGCCGGAGATCAAGAACGAGATCGACGGGCAGATCTTCAGCATCCTGTTGCGCGCCGACCGGATCGAGGCCGCCTATGATCACGTGATCAAGTCGGGTGGCGCCAAGCCCGATCCGGAACGGCTCTACACGGTGGGCGTGAACTGCTGGAGCAAGTCCTATCGTGACCCCACGCTCTCGCTCGAGGCGCGGGCCAAGATGGTCGAGCTCGGGATGACCGCCCTGACCACGGCCGATCGCATCAAGCCGGAAGATTTCCAGACGATGGTCTACATCAATCTCTTGTACCGCGAGAAGGCCAAGCTCGAGACCGATCCCTACGTCGCCCAGGACTACTACACCAAGGCGCAGGAGTGGCTCGATCGGGCGAAGGCCATTCGCGAGCGCCAGAAGGCCGCGGCTGCGAAGCCGGCCGGTTCCTGA
- a CDS encoding NAD(P) transhydrogenase subunit alpha, whose translation MLFVFLLATFIGMGVITRVSRLLHTPLMSLTNAISAIAVVGAIVLSGGAEYPLPIRILGAIALFASMTNIVSGFLITDRMLKMFKTREAKKP comes from the coding sequence ATGCTCTTCGTCTTCCTGCTCGCGACCTTCATCGGCATGGGCGTCATCACCCGGGTCTCCCGGCTGCTGCACACCCCGCTGATGTCCCTGACCAACGCCATCTCGGCCATCGCGGTGGTCGGCGCCATCGTGCTCTCCGGCGGTGCGGAGTACCCGCTGCCGATCCGCATCCTCGGCGCGATCGCCCTCTTCGCCTCGATGACCAACATCGTCAGCGGCTTCCTGATCACCGACCGCATGCTGAAGATGTTCAAGACGCGCGAGGCCAAGAAGCCATGA
- a CDS encoding NAD(P)(+) transhydrogenase (Re/Si-specific) subunit beta yields MSAFFAQFAYLAGAALFIFSLHWMNDPKTARKGVFAGVAGMTLAILGTLLRPDIVHWEWLAIAAALGAIVGWPLSRVPLTAVPQRTALSHAFGGLAAGLVGTAKFYYWLGEGGAELTKFRMTAIILEILLGYLTFTGSLMAAGKLQELRWIPQRPVTYPLQNLSNLLILAAGVACGGLLVWNPAQYGYLFPVVIAVALAFGVLLIIPIGGADMPTVISLLNSYAGLAAVAMGFVLDNKLLVVAGALDGSSGLILSIIMCKAMNRSFTNVLFGAFGQVQAAGAAGEQKTAKKETPEGAAQVMEQAQLVVIVPGYGMAVAQAQHRVRELFDQLTKRGVDVRFAIHPVAGRMPGHMNVLLAEADIPYEKLVEMDDINHDMAQADVVLVIGANDVVNPAARHDKSSPIFGMPIIDADKARTCFAIKRSMNPGFAGIENELYFAPNTYMLFGDAKAVVSEIVKALAGEGGGH; encoded by the coding sequence ATGAGCGCCTTCTTCGCGCAGTTCGCCTACCTCGCCGGCGCCGCCCTCTTCATCTTCTCGCTGCACTGGATGAACGACCCGAAGACGGCCCGCAAGGGCGTCTTCGCCGGCGTCGCGGGGATGACGCTCGCCATTCTCGGCACCCTGTTGCGACCCGACATCGTCCACTGGGAGTGGCTGGCGATCGCCGCCGCCCTCGGCGCGATCGTCGGCTGGCCGCTGTCGCGCGTGCCGCTCACCGCGGTACCGCAGCGGACGGCGCTTTCCCACGCCTTCGGCGGCCTCGCCGCCGGCCTCGTCGGCACGGCGAAGTTCTACTACTGGCTGGGCGAGGGCGGCGCGGAGCTGACCAAGTTCCGGATGACCGCCATCATCCTCGAGATCCTCCTCGGCTACCTGACCTTCACCGGCTCGCTGATGGCCGCCGGCAAGCTCCAGGAGCTGCGCTGGATCCCGCAGCGCCCGGTGACCTATCCGCTGCAGAACCTGAGCAACCTGCTGATCCTCGCCGCCGGCGTCGCCTGCGGCGGTCTGCTGGTGTGGAACCCGGCGCAGTACGGCTATCTGTTCCCGGTCGTCATCGCCGTGGCGCTCGCCTTCGGCGTCCTGCTGATCATCCCGATCGGCGGCGCCGACATGCCGACAGTGATCTCGCTGCTCAACTCCTACGCCGGCCTCGCCGCCGTGGCGATGGGCTTCGTTCTCGACAACAAGCTCCTGGTGGTCGCCGGCGCTCTCGACGGCTCCTCGGGCCTGATCCTGTCGATCATCATGTGCAAGGCGATGAACCGCTCCTTCACCAACGTCCTCTTCGGCGCCTTCGGCCAGGTGCAGGCGGCCGGTGCCGCCGGCGAGCAGAAGACGGCCAAGAAGGAGACGCCCGAGGGTGCCGCCCAGGTGATGGAACAGGCGCAGCTGGTGGTGATCGTCCCCGGCTACGGCATGGCGGTCGCCCAGGCCCAGCACCGCGTGCGCGAGCTCTTCGACCAGCTCACCAAGCGTGGCGTCGACGTGCGCTTCGCCATCCACCCGGTGGCCGGCCGCATGCCCGGGCACATGAACGTCCTGCTCGCCGAGGCCGATATCCCGTACGAGAAGCTCGTCGAGATGGACGACATCAACCACGACATGGCACAGGCCGACGTCGTGCTGGTGATCGGCGCCAACGACGTGGTCAACCCGGCGGCGCGGCACGACAAGTCGAGCCCGATCTTCGGCATGCCGATCATCGACGCCGACAAGGCGCGCACCTGCTTCGCCATCAAGCGGTCGATGAACCCCGGCTTCGCCGGCATCGAGAACGAGCTGTACTTCGCCCCCAACACCTACATGCTCTTCGGCGATGCCAAGGCGGTGGTCAGCGAGATCGTCAAGGCGCTGGCCGGCGAGGGCGGCGGGCACTGA
- a CDS encoding spermidine/putrescine ABC transporter substrate-binding protein, with protein MIRRSTAVLAATLFAAALAAGCDREAKAPAPPEKKLNVFIWSAYLPQDVIDDFAKRTGTKVSVDLYDSNEALLAKLKSGVADYDLVVPSDYMVKILAEEKLIRELDRARLTHWSNLDPRFLDKPFDPHNAHTVPYFWGTTGIGFNKTAVGAVDSWAAVFDPKHKGRILMLDDMRECFAAALKRMGRSLNEKDPAVLRQAAAMLREQKRLIRTYNSGDFSNILASGDVDLAHGYNGQLAEAARSAPERLAYVVPKEGGTLWLDSMAIPAASRHVDVAYEFIDFLLQPEIGARLVNGTSYASANLAARQFIRPEILADPAIYPPDEVVARCELIEDLGDTTTLLDELWTEIKAQ; from the coding sequence ATGATCCGCCGTTCGACCGCCGTTCTCGCCGCCACGCTGTTCGCGGCGGCCCTGGCCGCCGGCTGCGACCGCGAGGCCAAGGCTCCCGCGCCGCCGGAAAAGAAGCTCAACGTCTTCATCTGGTCGGCCTACCTGCCGCAGGACGTCATCGACGACTTCGCCAAGCGGACCGGCACGAAGGTGAGCGTCGATCTCTACGACTCGAACGAGGCGCTGCTCGCCAAGCTCAAGTCCGGGGTGGCCGACTACGACCTCGTGGTGCCGTCGGACTACATGGTCAAGATCCTGGCCGAGGAGAAGCTGATCCGCGAGCTCGATCGTGCCCGTCTGACGCACTGGTCGAACCTCGACCCGCGATTCCTCGACAAGCCGTTCGATCCGCACAACGCCCACACGGTCCCGTATTTCTGGGGCACGACCGGGATCGGCTTCAACAAGACGGCGGTCGGCGCGGTCGACAGCTGGGCCGCGGTGTTCGACCCCAAGCACAAGGGGCGCATCCTGATGCTCGACGACATGCGCGAGTGCTTCGCCGCGGCGCTCAAGCGGATGGGTCGGTCGCTCAACGAGAAGGACCCGGCGGTGCTGCGGCAGGCGGCGGCGATGCTGCGCGAGCAGAAGCGGCTGATACGCACCTACAACAGCGGCGACTTCTCCAACATCCTCGCCTCGGGCGATGTCGACCTCGCTCACGGTTACAACGGTCAGCTCGCCGAGGCGGCGCGCAGCGCCCCCGAGCGGCTCGCCTACGTGGTGCCGAAGGAGGGCGGGACGCTGTGGCTCGACAGCATGGCGATCCCCGCCGCGTCTCGCCACGTCGACGTGGCCTACGAATTCATCGACTTCCTGCTCCAGCCGGAGATCGGTGCGCGCCTGGTCAACGGCACGAGCTACGCGAGCGCGAACCTGGCGGCCCGGCAGTTCATCCGCCCCGAGATCCTCGCCGATCCGGCGATCTACCCGCCGGACGAGGTCGTGGCACGCTGCGAGCTCATCGAGGACCTGGGCGACACGACGACGCTTCTCGACGAGCTGTGGACCGAGATCAAGGCGCAGTGA
- a CDS encoding ABC transporter permease: MLAVHAWAVYLFLYLPIVVLVVFSFNRARQTAVWQGFTLDWYVRLAHNEQVLRSVQNSLLVACLTTAIATVVGTLVALALARHEFRGRGATQATLYLPIIIPEIVLGAALVTFFGVVNLRLSIWTVVVAHVVFSVSYVAIVVRARLAGFDRELEEAALDLGATPLETFRRVTLPLILPGIVAGALLVFTISIDDYVVTSFVAGVGATTLPLQIYSMLKVGVTPEVNAVSTLLLLVTVVFIVAAQRLQQRPLEGGKK; encoded by the coding sequence CTGCTGGCCGTTCACGCCTGGGCGGTCTATCTCTTCCTCTACCTGCCGATCGTCGTGCTGGTGGTCTTTTCCTTCAATCGCGCGCGCCAGACGGCGGTCTGGCAAGGCTTCACCCTCGACTGGTACGTGCGGCTGGCGCACAACGAGCAGGTGCTGCGCTCGGTGCAGAACAGCCTGCTGGTGGCCTGCCTGACCACGGCGATCGCCACGGTGGTCGGCACCCTGGTCGCGCTGGCGCTTGCCCGGCACGAGTTCCGCGGGCGTGGCGCCACCCAGGCGACGCTCTACCTGCCGATCATCATCCCGGAGATCGTCCTCGGCGCGGCACTGGTCACCTTCTTCGGCGTGGTCAACCTGCGCCTGTCGATCTGGACGGTCGTCGTCGCCCACGTCGTCTTTTCGGTCTCCTACGTGGCGATCGTGGTGCGCGCCCGCCTGGCCGGTTTCGACCGCGAGCTCGAAGAGGCCGCCCTCGACCTGGGGGCGACGCCGCTCGAGACCTTCCGTCGCGTCACGCTGCCGCTGATCCTGCCGGGGATCGTCGCCGGGGCGCTGCTCGTCTTCACAATCTCGATCGACGACTACGTGGTCACCTCGTTCGTCGCCGGCGTCGGTGCCACGACCCTGCCGCTGCAGATCTACTCGATGCTCAAGGTCGGTGTCACCCCGGAGGTCAACGCCGTCTCGACCCTGCTCTTGCTCGTCACCGTCGTCTTCATCGTCGCCGCTCAGCGGCTGCAGCAGCGTCCGCTCGAAGGAGGGAAGAAATGA
- a CDS encoding ABC transporter permease produces the protein MLALPTWATLGLFFLVPLGLILVVSFGQRATYGGLAPIDDLGHYVASGAFLGNYAHSLEPIYLAIGWRSLWMAVVTTLLCLVVSYPVAYYIAVLAPPRRKNLLLGLVVIPFWTSFLIRTYAWMLILRTEGLVNTLLVGGGLVDRPLDLLYGNFAVLIGLVYGELPFMILPLYASLEKLDLTLLEASTDLGAGHASTFVRVTVPMTMPGIVAGVVLVFIPSLGQFVVSDLLGGARTILLGNLIQNQFSIARNQPFGAALAFELTAVVLLLLFAYALYTRRRGQEVLL, from the coding sequence CTGCTGGCGCTGCCCACCTGGGCGACGCTCGGGCTCTTCTTCCTCGTTCCGCTGGGGCTGATCCTCGTCGTCAGCTTCGGTCAGCGCGCGACCTACGGCGGCCTCGCGCCGATCGACGACCTCGGGCATTACGTGGCGAGCGGCGCCTTTCTCGGCAACTACGCCCACTCGCTCGAACCGATCTACCTGGCGATCGGCTGGCGCTCGCTCTGGATGGCGGTGGTCACCACGCTGCTCTGCCTGGTGGTCAGCTATCCGGTCGCCTACTACATCGCCGTCCTGGCGCCGCCGCGGCGCAAGAACCTGCTGCTCGGTCTGGTGGTGATCCCGTTCTGGACCAGCTTCCTGATCCGCACCTACGCCTGGATGCTGATCCTGCGTACCGAGGGCCTGGTCAACACGCTGCTCGTCGGCGGCGGGCTCGTCGACCGGCCGCTCGATCTGCTCTACGGCAACTTCGCCGTGCTGATCGGCCTGGTCTACGGCGAGCTGCCGTTCATGATCCTGCCGCTCTACGCCTCGCTCGAGAAGCTCGACCTGACGCTGCTCGAAGCGTCGACCGACCTCGGCGCCGGGCACGCCAGCACCTTCGTCCGGGTCACCGTGCCGATGACGATGCCCGGAATCGTCGCCGGCGTGGTGCTGGTCTTCATCCCGTCGCTCGGTCAGTTCGTCGTCTCCGACCTGCTCGGCGGCGCCCGCACGATCCTGCTCGGCAACCTGATCCAGAACCAGTTCTCGATCGCCCGCAACCAGCCGTTCGGTGCCGCACTCGCCTTCGAGCTGACGGCGGTCGTCCTCTTGCTGCTCTTCGCCTACGCCCTCTACACCCGGCGCCGTGGGCAGGAGGTCCTGCTGTGA
- a CDS encoding ABC transporter ATP-binding protein, with translation MEAPGTAAPTVEIERVSKRFGDFVAVDDVSLAIHSGEFFGLLGPSGCGKTTLLRMIGGFELPTTGTVRIRGVDVTMVPPYRRPVNLVFQHYALFPHLTVEENVAFGLRYKNLDRAARRRKVEECLALVRLEGFDRRYPEQLSGGQRQRVALARALAPEPAVLLLDEPLGALDQKLRKEVQVELKSLQRRLGITFLFVTHDQEEALAMSDRIAVMNRGRIEQLDASPKLFEYPRTEFVAEFMGASNFFTASVRGLAEGLLSLSLLPGVDFKMPAGGTRPHDEVRFVVRPEKLDLRAEDQTSRGLPSLPVTVQERLYQGVSTVWLVRDGRGESYVIYEQNERPFEERSQFEPGSRAFLCWDPRHAVLLPAAGS, from the coding sequence GTGGAAGCACCGGGCACGGCCGCGCCGACCGTCGAGATCGAACGGGTCTCGAAGCGCTTCGGCGATTTCGTCGCGGTCGACGACGTCTCGCTCGCCATCCACAGCGGCGAGTTCTTCGGCCTCCTCGGTCCGAGCGGCTGCGGCAAGACCACCCTCCTGCGAATGATCGGCGGCTTCGAGCTGCCGACGACCGGCACGGTGCGCATCCGCGGCGTCGACGTGACGATGGTGCCGCCCTACCGGCGGCCGGTGAACCTGGTTTTCCAGCACTACGCCCTCTTTCCGCACCTGACGGTGGAAGAGAACGTCGCCTTCGGGCTCCGCTACAAGAACCTCGACCGGGCCGCCCGGCGGCGCAAGGTCGAGGAGTGTCTCGCTCTGGTGCGGCTCGAGGGGTTCGATCGCCGCTATCCCGAACAGCTTTCTGGCGGCCAGCGGCAGCGCGTGGCGCTCGCACGCGCGCTCGCCCCGGAGCCCGCGGTGTTGCTGCTCGACGAGCCGCTCGGCGCGCTCGACCAGAAGCTGCGCAAGGAGGTCCAGGTCGAGCTCAAGAGCCTGCAACGGCGGCTCGGCATCACCTTTCTCTTCGTCACTCACGATCAAGAGGAGGCGCTGGCGATGAGCGACCGGATCGCGGTGATGAACCGCGGACGGATCGAACAGCTCGACGCCTCCCCGAAGCTCTTCGAGTACCCGCGCACCGAATTCGTGGCCGAGTTCATGGGGGCGAGCAACTTCTTCACCGCCAGCGTGCGCGGGCTCGCCGAAGGGCTGCTCTCGCTGTCGCTCCTGCCGGGGGTCGATTTCAAGATGCCCGCCGGAGGGACGCGCCCACACGACGAAGTGCGCTTCGTCGTGCGACCCGAGAAGCTCGACCTGCGCGCCGAAGATCAGACGTCGCGCGGCCTGCCCTCGCTGCCGGTGACGGTCCAGGAGCGCCTCTATCAGGGAGTGAGCACCGTCTGGCTGGTGCGTGACGGGCGCGGCGAGAGCTACGTGATCTACGAGCAGAACGAACGGCCGTTCGAGGAGCGGTCGCAGTTCGAGCCCGGCAGTCGCGCCTTCCTCTGCTGGGATCCGCGCCACGCCGTCCTGCTGCCGGCTGCGGGGAGCTGA
- a CDS encoding 2,3-bisphosphoglycerate-independent phosphoglycerate mutase encodes MKHLELLSRLAQPAEGKIVLLVLDGVGDLRNADQPQTALEAARTPNLDALAAGGSLGRIVPVATGVTPGSGPGHLALFGYDPNSPEGDIGRGILEALGLGLELRRGDVAARGNYATADATGRLTDRRAGRIPSEECRRVTAKAAAALAGLPGAEVTLVPGEAHRFVMLLRGEGLSPALADTDPQALGVPPLAPRALTPEAERTAELVAAAIARIEGAIADEPKANRALLRGFSQLPHLPPMGELYQMRLGAFAGYPLYRGVASACGMEVVPCGKRIGEILAVVRENWERFDFFFLHVKQTDQAGEDGNLPAKIATIEEVDAALPQLLALGPAVIAVTGDHSTPAPMKAHSWHPVPLLVSGKLAFVDGATRFDESSAIGGHLGTFPSRELVGLLLAHAGRLAKYGA; translated from the coding sequence ATGAAGCACCTCGAGCTGCTTTCCCGCCTCGCCCAGCCGGCGGAGGGCAAGATCGTCCTGCTCGTCCTCGACGGCGTCGGCGACCTGCGCAACGCCGACCAGCCCCAGACCGCCCTCGAGGCGGCTCGCACCCCGAACCTCGACGCGCTCGCTGCCGGCGGCTCGCTCGGCAGGATCGTCCCGGTCGCCACAGGCGTTACCCCCGGTAGCGGCCCCGGCCACCTCGCGCTCTTCGGCTACGATCCGAACAGTCCCGAAGGGGACATCGGCCGCGGCATCCTCGAGGCGCTCGGCCTCGGCCTCGAGCTCCGGCGCGGCGACGTCGCGGCGCGCGGCAACTACGCCACCGCCGACGCCACCGGCCGCCTCACCGACCGGCGGGCCGGACGAATCCCCAGCGAGGAGTGCCGGCGCGTCACCGCCAAGGCCGCCGCGGCGCTCGCCGGACTTCCCGGCGCCGAGGTGACGCTGGTCCCCGGCGAGGCACACCGGTTCGTCATGCTGCTGCGCGGCGAAGGGCTGTCGCCGGCGCTTGCCGACACCGACCCGCAGGCGCTCGGCGTGCCGCCGCTCGCGCCCCGGGCGCTCACGCCCGAAGCCGAGCGCACGGCCGAGCTCGTCGCCGCGGCGATCGCTCGCATCGAAGGCGCCATCGCCGACGAACCGAAGGCCAACCGGGCACTGCTGCGCGGCTTCTCCCAGCTTCCTCACCTGCCGCCCATGGGCGAGCTCTACCAGATGCGCCTCGGCGCCTTCGCCGGCTATCCGCTCTACCGCGGCGTCGCCTCGGCCTGCGGCATGGAGGTGGTCCCCTGCGGCAAGCGGATCGGCGAGATCCTCGCCGTGGTGCGCGAGAACTGGGAGCGTTTCGACTTCTTCTTCCTGCACGTCAAACAGACCGATCAGGCGGGAGAGGACGGCAACCTGCCGGCGAAGATCGCGACGATCGAAGAGGTCGATGCCGCTCTGCCACAGCTTCTGGCCCTCGGGCCGGCGGTGATCGCGGTGACCGGCGACCACTCGACGCCGGCCCCGATGAAGGCGCACTCGTGGCACCCGGTGCCGCTCCTCGTCTCCGGCAAGCTCGCCTTCGTCGACGGCGCGACCCGCTTCGACGAGAGCTCGGCGATCGGCGGGCACCTCGGCACCTTCCCGTCGCGCGAGCTCGTCGGCCTGCTGCTCGCCCACGCCGGTCGCCTCGCCAAGTACGGCGCCTGA
- a CDS encoding SRPBCC domain-containing protein: MPLVIDESIAIAAPPEAVWRLLEDPASWKAWWPACVEARTVDRRAIRDGSILELALRPSWMTLKFKPRVEAATPGKHLIWVGQGGGVTGRHAFYLDRRPDGTLVRQQETFSGPGVLVMRLLGQVEATRRMFRDNLKGLKRLAERAL; this comes from the coding sequence ATGCCGCTCGTCATCGACGAGTCGATCGCCATCGCCGCTCCGCCCGAGGCGGTCTGGCGCCTGCTCGAGGATCCGGCGAGCTGGAAAGCCTGGTGGCCGGCCTGCGTCGAGGCACGCACCGTCGACCGGCGGGCGATCCGCGACGGCTCCATCCTCGAGCTGGCGCTCCGTCCTTCCTGGATGACCTTGAAGTTCAAGCCGCGGGTTGAAGCGGCGACGCCGGGCAAGCACCTCATCTGGGTCGGCCAGGGTGGCGGCGTCACCGGCCGCCACGCCTTCTACCTCGACCGCCGCCCGGACGGGACGCTGGTTCGCCAGCAAGAGACATTCTCCGGCCCCGGCGTCCTCGTCATGCGCCTCCTCGGGCAGGTCGAGGCGACGCGGCGGATGTTCCGCGACAATCTCAAGGGGCTCAAGCGGCTCGCCGAGCGGGCCCTCTAG
- a CDS encoding nucleotidyltransferase family protein has translation MSHRPLRLAVILARGLGTRLRAAGAGEALDARQERVAAQGLKAMMPFARPFLDYQLSRLADAGFRRACLVIGPEHTAVREHYRRHPTRRLALEFAEQAEPHGTADAVLAAERICGGDEFAVLNGDNLYPSAALDSLQGLGGSGLVAFEPAGLVAGGNIPPSRLRAFALVAVDSSGTLAAIVEKPDEAAARALGDDALVSMGCWRFAPSIFSACRAVTPSPRGELELPDAVRLASAAGVRFGVARCAAPVLDLARREDVPAIAERLAAERVDP, from the coding sequence ATGAGCCATCGCCCGCTCCGACTCGCCGTCATCCTGGCCCGCGGCCTCGGCACGCGATTGCGCGCCGCCGGCGCGGGCGAGGCGCTCGACGCGCGCCAGGAGCGGGTGGCGGCGCAGGGGCTCAAGGCGATGATGCCGTTCGCCCGGCCGTTCCTCGACTACCAGCTCTCGCGCCTCGCCGACGCCGGATTCCGCCGCGCCTGCCTGGTGATCGGGCCCGAGCACACGGCGGTGCGGGAGCACTACCGCCGCCATCCGACACGGCGTCTGGCTCTCGAATTCGCCGAGCAGGCGGAGCCGCACGGCACGGCCGACGCCGTGCTCGCCGCCGAGCGCATCTGCGGTGGTGACGAGTTCGCGGTGCTCAACGGCGACAATCTCTACCCGAGCGCGGCGCTCGACTCGCTGCAGGGCCTTGGCGGCAGCGGACTGGTCGCCTTCGAGCCCGCCGGCCTCGTGGCCGGGGGCAATATCCCGCCGTCGCGGCTTCGCGCCTTCGCGCTGGTGGCCGTCGATTCCTCCGGCACGCTCGCCGCGATCGTCGAGAAGCCCGACGAGGCGGCAGCCCGCGCCCTGGGGGACGACGCCCTGGTGAGCATGGGCTGCTGGCGTTTCGCACCGTCGATCTTCTCCGCCTGCCGCGCCGTCACACCCTCGCCGCGCGGCGAGCTCGAGCTGCCCGATGCCGTTCGGCTGGCGTCGGCCGCCGGCGTCCGCTTCGGCGTCGCCCGCTGCGCGGCACCGGTGCTCGACCTCGCCCGCCGCGAGGACGTGCCGGCGATCGCCGAGCGACTCGCCGCCGAGCGTGTCGACCCATGA
- a CDS encoding galactokinase — MSAPGHSLPFDTALTRVLGTLTAAGASAERCAWRVPGRLEVLGKHTDYAGGRSLLAATEPALVVAAAPRGDRRVRVTDVGRDAVVELALAPDLAIDHGSWGRYPTSVARRLARDFPDLGTGAEIAFASSLPSAAGVSSSSALVVAMFTALAAVNDLAARPDYRDALPDGASLATYLGSIESGAAYGPFAADFGVGTAGGSEDHTAILLGRRGALGRFAFCPVRPEAAVPLPAGLAFVVAGSGVHAAKASGARDAFNRLASTAAALVAVWRRATGGDESTLGAILELPGAAERLAGLVRASAEAGIPPPELLARLDQFVLESEHAVPGAAAALVDGDLGRFAAWVERSVEAGVRGLGNQVPETLALVASARRLGAIAASPFGAGFGGSVWALLPADDAASFGETWLADHRAAFPACAARAGFFLTGAADGLSPLLGVA, encoded by the coding sequence ATGAGCGCTCCGGGTCACTCGCTGCCGTTCGACACGGCGCTGACGCGCGTTCTCGGCACGCTCACCGCGGCGGGAGCCTCGGCCGAGCGGTGCGCCTGGCGCGTGCCTGGCCGCCTCGAGGTTCTCGGCAAGCACACCGACTATGCCGGCGGCCGGAGCCTGCTCGCCGCAACCGAGCCCGCCCTCGTCGTCGCCGCCGCGCCGCGCGGCGATCGCCGGGTGCGCGTCACCGACGTCGGGCGCGACGCCGTCGTCGAGCTCGCGCTGGCGCCCGATCTCGCGATCGACCACGGCAGCTGGGGGCGCTATCCGACGAGCGTCGCGCGACGGCTCGCGCGCGACTTCCCCGACCTCGGCACCGGCGCCGAGATCGCCTTCGCCAGCAGCCTGCCGTCCGCCGCCGGCGTCAGCAGCTCGAGCGCTCTGGTGGTCGCGATGTTCACCGCGCTCGCCGCGGTCAACGACCTCGCCGCGCGCCCCGATTACCGCGACGCCCTTCCCGACGGCGCGTCGCTCGCCACCTATCTCGGGTCGATCGAGAGCGGCGCGGCGTACGGACCGTTCGCCGCCGACTTTGGCGTCGGCACGGCCGGCGGCAGCGAGGACCACACGGCGATCCTGCTCGGCCGACGCGGCGCGCTCGGTCGGTTCGCTTTCTGTCCCGTCCGACCCGAAGCCGCGGTTCCGCTTCCCGCGGGGCTCGCCTTCGTCGTCGCGGGGAGCGGCGTCCACGCCGCGAAGGCCTCCGGGGCACGCGACGCCTTCAACCGCCTCGCGTCGACCGCTGCCGCCCTCGTCGCTGTCTGGCGCCGCGCTACCGGAGGAGACGAGTCGACGCTCGGGGCGATTCTCGAGCTCCCGGGAGCTGCCGAACGGCTCGCCGGGCTCGTCCGCGCCAGCGCCGAGGCGGGGATCCCGCCGCCCGAGCTCCTCGCCCGGCTCGACCAGTTCGTGCTCGAGAGCGAGCACGCGGTCCCTGGCGCCGCTGCGGCGCTCGTCGACGGCGATCTCGGGAGGTTCGCCGCCTGGGTCGAGCGCTCGGTCGAGGCCGGGGTGCGCGGCCTCGGCAATCAGGTCCCGGAGACGCTGGCCCTCGTTGCCAGCGCCCGGCGTCTCGGGGCGATCGCCGCCTCGCCGTTCGGCGCCGGATTCGGCGGCAGCGTCTGGGCGCTGCTGCCGGCGGACGACGCCGCCTCCTTCGGCGAGACCTGGCTCGCCGACCACCGCGCGGCCTTCCCCGCCTGCGCCGCGCGCGCCGGCTTCTTTCTCACCGGCGCGGCCGACGGATTGAGCCCGCTGCTCGGAGTTGCGTGA